A part of Pseudochaenichthys georgianus chromosome 23, fPseGeo1.2, whole genome shotgun sequence genomic DNA contains:
- the cdpf1 gene encoding cysteine-rich DPF motif domain-containing protein 1 isoform X2 yields MEQTSEPRQKTFTCQLCGLSSPFTYYGQKPPNTRAIVLLEECFVTQDPFSPDKEKFLVLGSTCSMCSLCVCVGSSFLHQEVLHAVCEQTLGAVPSSDPGRAGQEEAEL; encoded by the exons ATGGAGCAAACAAGCGAGCCACGTCAAAAAACATTTACTTGCCAGTTGTGTGGTTTAAGTAGTCCTTTTACTTACTACGGCCAGAAACCACCAAACACCAGAGCCATTGT GTTGCTTGAGGAGTGTTTTGTGACCCAGGACCCCTTCAGTCCGGACAAGGAGAAGTTTCTTGTGTTGGGGTCTACCTGCAGCATGTGtagcctgtgtgtctgtgttggaTCG TCTTTTCTACACCAAGAGGTTCTGCATGCAGTGTGTGAACAAACACTTGGAGCAGTTCCCTCATCAGATCCAGGCCGAGCTGGCCAAGAAGAAGCAGAGCTCTAA
- the cdpf1 gene encoding cysteine-rich DPF motif domain-containing protein 1 isoform X1, translated as MEQTSEPRQKTFTCQLCGLSSPFTYYGQKPPNTRAIVLLEECFVTQDPFSPDKEKFLVLGSTCSMCSLCVCVGSDCSLFYTKRFCMQCVNKHLEQFPHQIQAELAKKKQSSKAAVS; from the exons ATGGAGCAAACAAGCGAGCCACGTCAAAAAACATTTACTTGCCAGTTGTGTGGTTTAAGTAGTCCTTTTACTTACTACGGCCAGAAACCACCAAACACCAGAGCCATTGT GTTGCTTGAGGAGTGTTTTGTGACCCAGGACCCCTTCAGTCCGGACAAGGAGAAGTTTCTTGTGTTGGGGTCTACCTGCAGCATGTGtagcctgtgtgtctgtgttggaTCG GACTGCAGTCTTTTCTACACCAAGAGGTTCTGCATGCAGTGTGTGAACAAACACTTGGAGCAGTTCCCTCATCAGATCCAGGCCGAGCTGGCCAAGAAGAAGCAGAGCTCTAAGGCTGCCGTCTCCTGA
- the cdkn1ba gene encoding cyclin-dependent kinase inhibitor 1Ba, whose amino-acid sequence MCNKMSDVRLSTASPTLERVDARQPENARPSVRRNLFGTPDPEELQRHLQSFAQEEVQRFTETYNFDPVNDRPLSPRNFDWEEERDAPEFYSRQPHTRPQREEDLPGHNHQEGAEGRSDQPDTLGSRKRRSGASDSCSSECPGKRSHTDEEDDEDQSDSAGSQAVKASEERPSTEVRTEAK is encoded by the exons ATGTGCAACAAAATGTCAGATGTTCGCCTTTCTACCGCGAGCCCCACATTGGAGAGGGTGGATGCGCGGCAGCCGGAAAACGCTAGACCCTCGGTGCGCAGAAACCTTTTTGGCACACCGGACCCAGAGGAGCTACAGAGGCATTTACAGTCTTTTGCACAGGAAGAAGTGCAGCGTTTTACGGAGACGTATAATTTCGACCCCGTCAACGACAGACCGCTCTCCCCGCGCAATTTCGACTGGGAGGAGGAGCGCGACGCACCGGAGTTTTACTCCCGGCAGCCTCACACGAGACCCCAGCGAGAGGAAGACCTGCCCGGACACAACCACCAGGAGGGAGCCGAAGGGAGGTCGGATCAACCGGACACACTCGGTTCGAGGAAGAGGCGTTCaggagcttcag ATTCCTGCTCCAGCGAGTGTCCTGGTAAAAGGTCGCATACCGATGAAGAGGATGATGAAGACCAGTCGGACAGTGCAGGAAGTCAGGCGGTGAAAGCCTCGGAGGAGAGACCCAGCACGGAGGTTAGAACGGAGGCCAAATGA